GCAGGGCACCCAGGAGCTCGAGCTCGTCACGGAAGGACGCGCGGACACCCTCCACGTCCAGCGGCAGCAGACCGTCTCGACGGGCGTCGGCGGTCGTGGTCACGTCGCGGAGGATCTCCCCGCGGGAACGGAAGGCGATCCAGGTCATGGTGCGCTCCTTTGCGTGCCGTTACATACCGTAAGTACGTACTCAGAGTACGCCCACATACTCGGAGTATCCAAAGCGGCAGGAGCGTGACGCCGCTCACCAGTGGACCCAGACCGGCCTAGACTGCCTCGAATGAGCAAGGCATCGGTGTCCAAGCTGGTCCCCCGCGTGCCGAGCCGTCGGCAGCAGTACTCCGCGGCCACGCGGCGGACGCTGATCGACGTGGCCGAGGAGCTGTTCACCGAGCACGGGTACGCCGCCACCTCCCTCGACGCCATCGTGGCCGGGGCGGAGGTCACCAAGGGGGCGCTCTACCACCACTTCAGCGGCAAGCAGGCGCTCTTCGAAGCCGTCTTCGAGCGGGTGGAGACCCAGGCCTCCGCCGCGATCCACGACTCGCTCAAGGGCCACGACGACGCCTGGGAGAAGGCGATCGCGGGGCTGCGGGCGTTCCTCGAGGTGGTGCGGCAACCGGCGTACCGCCGGATCGTGATCCTCGAGGGTCCGGCCGTCCTCGGCTACGCGCGGTTCCGCGAGCAGGAGGAGCGCTCCACCTTCGCGAACGTCCTCGACATCGTGGGGGCGGTGCTCGACGCCGCGGAGTGGGACTTCGACGACGCCATGGTCGAGACCTTCACCCGGATCTTCTTCGGCGCCATGTCGTCGGCGGGCGAGGCGGTCTCCACCAGCGAGGACCCGGCGTCCGCCGCGGCACGTGTTGAGACTGCGATCGGGATCATCCTCGCGGGGCTGCGCACGCTCGCCGACACCAGCGCGGAGCTGCCCGTCGTCGAGCCGGAGTGAGCCGGTGGCGCGGCTGCTGCACCTGAACGGCCCCTCCGGGATCGGCAAGAGCACCCTCGCGCGTCGGTGGGCCGACGAGAGACCCGGGACCCTCGACCTCGACGTCGACCAGGTCGTGCCCCTGCTGGGTGGCTGGCGCGACGACTTCGGCGCTGCGCTCGCGCCGGCGCGGCGCCTCGCGCTGGCGATGGCGGCGGCACACCTGGCGAGCGGGAAGGACGTGGTGCTGCCCCAGCTCGTCACCAGCGAGGCTGAGGCCTGCCGCTTCGAGGCCGCCGCGACCGACGCCGGGGCGACCTACGTCGAGGTGGCGCTGCTCGTCTCGACGGCGGAGCAGACGGAGCGGTTCACGGCCAAGCGTCGGGTGACGGCAGTCGAGCGTCACGTCGGCAACTACCTGAAGGAGCGCGGCGGGGAGACCGTGCTGGCGCGCATCCACGCCCATCACCGGGACTACCTGGCCCACCGACCGAGGGCGCTGCGGCTGTCCACCGACGGGCACAGCCCCGACGAGACGTACGACGCCCTGGTGACACTGCTCGCCGACTGACGCCGCCCCCGCTCGTCTGATGTCACGCAAGCGCGGTCGGGCCGAGTTGCACCCCGGCTACTTGAAGGTGACGTTGCCGCTCTGCTGGGGCACGAGCTCGATCCAGGTGTGACCGGCGGGGACCTCGAGCTTCCCCTTCTTGGTCGACAGCGACAGCGGCGCGTCCAGGCCCTTCTTGCTCCAGGTGCCGGTGACGACCTTGCCGCCGTGGAAGAGCAGCGCCTGTCCCTTGCCCTCCAGCTTGGTCTCCGGGACTGGGTTGCCGGCCGGGTCGCGGTAGCCGGCGTCGCCGACCCTCACCCGCAGCACCAGGACGGTGTCGGTCGGGAACTCGTCCCCGCCGGCGGCGTAGGAGTTCTGGTTGACGTAGCCACCGTTGCGGTAGGACCACGTGGTCGTGTGGCTCCCGAAGGCCGCCGCGATGGTGCGCGCCTTCTTGCCCTTCGGCAGGTCCTCGGCCTCGCCCCACGGCAGGTAGTCGTCGGGCCGGCCCTCCGGGGTTTCCTTCCTGCTGTCGACCAGCTTCCCGAGGTCGGCCATCAGGTTGTAGGGCGCGCTGCGGTCGCCGGCCCGGGTGAAGCCCGGGGACCCCTCGCCGTAGAACCGCACGCCGGCGTTGCGCAGCCGGTTGACGGTGATGGGCGCCGCGCCGCTGGTGACCACCTCCGCATCAACCGGGCTGACGATGCCGATGTCGCTGGACCGCATGGAGCGGATCGGTCCGACGGTGCCGGGGATCTCGGAGTAGTAGAAGACCGCCAGCCGTGTCATGCCGCCCTCGACCAGCTCCTCGACCACGAGGTCGGCAGCGCCGAGCCCCACCTGCGGAGCGCTGGAGGAGGAGTTGTCGATCTTGGCCACCATGACCGGGTGGGTGCGCAGCGAGCTGTCCTCCCCCTCGACGTCGAGACCCGTCAGCGGCCAGGTCTGCCCCAGGGTCGAGCCCTCGGCGACCTCCTGCCCCGGGGTCGACTCGGACTCGGGCTCGGCCTCGTCTCCGCCGCAGGCGGCCAGCAGCAGGCTGCCGGCCAGCAGGGCGGCAGTCATCGTCAGGGGGGATCGACGCACGGTGCTACTCCGATCGGGATGGGCGGAACTCGTCAAGTGTGGGGGGTGTCCGGGGCCGCGGGCGACAGGCGGGGGTGTGTTGCGCCGGGCCGCGGGCTCAGTCGAGCCGGGCGCCGCCGTCGACGTAGAGGGTCTGCCCGGTGATGTAGGACGCCTCGTCGCTGCACAGGAACGCCGCTGCTGCGGCGATGTCCTCCGGCGCTCCGACCCGGCGGACCGGGTTGGCCTCGGCGTTCATCTTGCGGAAGTCCTCGACCGGCACGCCGAGGCGGTTGGCCGTGGCGTCGGTCATCTCGGTGGCGATGAAGCCCGGGGCGACGGCGTTGGTGTTGATGCCGAAGGGGCTGAGCTCGAGGCCGAGCGTCCGGGTGAAGCCCTGGATCCCCATCTTCGCCGCGGAGTAGTTGGCCTGGCCCCGGTTGCCCAGGGCAGACACGCTGGAGAGGTTGAGGATCTTGCCGTACTTCTGGTTGACGAAGTGCTTCTGGGCCGCCCGCGTCATGAGGAAGGCACCGCGCAGATGGACTCCCATGACGGTGTCCCAGTCGTCCTCGCTCATCTTGAAGAGCAGGTTGTCGCGGGTGACGCCCGCGTTGTTCACGAGGATGTGGATGCCACCGAGCTCGGAGACCACGCGCTCGACCGCCGCCTCGACGCTCGCGGCGTCCGCCACGTCGCAGGCCAGGCCGAGGTGGCTCGTCTTGGGTCGGTCGGCCCCGGGCAGGGCGGCGGCCGCCTTCCTGGCGGCCGACTCGTCGAGGTCGATGACCGCGACCCGGGCGCCCTCCTGGGCGAACCGCTGCGCGATCGCGTAGCCGATGCCGCGGGCCGCGCCCGTGACCACCGCGATGCGTCCGTCGAACCGACCCATGCTCACTCCTGGTGCTCTGGATGTGGGAAAACCGACGTCACTCTAGGGCGGTCCGGAGCCGGTCAGCGATTCGGGCTCGCTCCTCGTCATCGGCGTACCTCGTCCGCGGCCAGAAGAAGCCGCGCAGCCCGTCCCCCTTCGTACGGGGCACGACGTGGAGGTGCAGGTGCGGCACCGACTGGCTCACGGTGTTGTTGACCGCGACGAAGCTCCCCTCCGCGCCGAGGGCCTGCTTCATCGCCTCCGCGAGCCGCTGGGCGTGGGCGAGGAACGGGTCGCGCAGGGGTGCCGGCAGGTCCGGGAGCGTGTCGACGTGGCGGCGTGGGACCAGCAGCGCGTGCCCCTTGAACACCGGACGGGCGTCGAGGAACGCCACGAAGTCGTCGTCCTCGAGCACCCGGTCCGCCGGCGTCACGCCGGCCACGATCGAGCAGAAGACGCAGTCGGCCACCGAGCCAGCCTAGGCGCGCGCGATCAGTGGCAGACCTCGGTCGCGCACTCGGGCGCGCGGGCCCGGATCACGCGACCGTGGCCGGCGCGCGCATCGAAGTGGTGGGCGTCGGTGGTGCCGTAGGTCCAGCGCAATCCGTGGGCAGCCATCACCCGCACGACCTCGTGGCTGCGGGAGCGCCAGGCCACCCGCGGGTGGCTGCGACTGACCCACCAGGAGTTGGGGGTCCAGCCGTGGGAGGCCCGGTAGGGGTTCTCCCACGGGTTGACGTCGAGGGAGCGGCCGTAGGAGTGGGGCGAGCGGACGCCGGGCCGCCCGACCACGTCGCGGCAGTTGAACGCCGAGGTGTTGTCGGCCGCCATCGACCGGTAGTCGTCGGCGCCGCGGAGCCGCCTGGAATACCCGAACCGGTCGACGCGGTACATGCTGCGGATGGGCAGCCTGCGCTCGTACATCGCGACCAGGGCGCCGCGCATGTTGCCGATGGCGTCGGCGTGGGCGACGACCTCGCCGCGGTGGCGGTAGCCGTCGAAGGCCCAGTAGTTGATCCGCAGCAGGCGCAGCTGCGGTCGGCCAACG
The genomic region above belongs to Nocardioides coralli and contains:
- the fabG gene encoding 3-oxoacyl-ACP reductase FabG, which produces MGRFDGRIAVVTGAARGIGYAIAQRFAQEGARVAVIDLDESAARKAAAALPGADRPKTSHLGLACDVADAASVEAAVERVVSELGGIHILVNNAGVTRDNLLFKMSEDDWDTVMGVHLRGAFLMTRAAQKHFVNQKYGKILNLSSVSALGNRGQANYSAAKMGIQGFTRTLGLELSPFGINTNAVAPGFIATEMTDATANRLGVPVEDFRKMNAEANPVRRVGAPEDIAAAAAFLCSDEASYITGQTLYVDGGARLD
- a CDS encoding TetR/AcrR family transcriptional regulator, which translates into the protein MSKASVSKLVPRVPSRRQQYSAATRRTLIDVAEELFTEHGYAATSLDAIVAGAEVTKGALYHHFSGKQALFEAVFERVETQASAAIHDSLKGHDDAWEKAIAGLRAFLEVVRQPAYRRIVILEGPAVLGYARFREQEERSTFANVLDIVGAVLDAAEWDFDDAMVETFTRIFFGAMSSAGEAVSTSEDPASAAARVETAIGIILAGLRTLADTSAELPVVEPE
- a CDS encoding AAA family ATPase: MARLLHLNGPSGIGKSTLARRWADERPGTLDLDVDQVVPLLGGWRDDFGAALAPARRLALAMAAAHLASGKDVVLPQLVTSEAEACRFEAAATDAGATYVEVALLVSTAEQTERFTAKRRVTAVERHVGNYLKERGGETVLARIHAHHRDYLAHRPRALRLSTDGHSPDETYDALVTLLAD
- a CDS encoding DUF3048 domain-containing protein: MRRSPLTMTAALLAGSLLLAACGGDEAEPESESTPGQEVAEGSTLGQTWPLTGLDVEGEDSSLRTHPVMVAKIDNSSSSAPQVGLGAADLVVEELVEGGMTRLAVFYYSEIPGTVGPIRSMRSSDIGIVSPVDAEVVTSGAAPITVNRLRNAGVRFYGEGSPGFTRAGDRSAPYNLMADLGKLVDSRKETPEGRPDDYLPWGEAEDLPKGKKARTIAAAFGSHTTTWSYRNGGYVNQNSYAAGGDEFPTDTVLVLRVRVGDAGYRDPAGNPVPETKLEGKGQALLFHGGKVVTGTWSKKGLDAPLSLSTKKGKLEVPAGHTWIELVPQQSGNVTFK
- a CDS encoding HIT family protein, coding for MADCVFCSIVAGVTPADRVLEDDDFVAFLDARPVFKGHALLVPRRHVDTLPDLPAPLRDPFLAHAQRLAEAMKQALGAEGSFVAVNNTVSQSVPHLHLHVVPRTKGDGLRGFFWPRTRYADDEERARIADRLRTALE